The following are encoded together in the Populus trichocarpa isolate Nisqually-1 chromosome 5, P.trichocarpa_v4.1, whole genome shotgun sequence genome:
- the LOC7476926 gene encoding NAC domain-containing protein 21/22, with product MGLRDIGATLPPGFRFYPSDEELVCHYLYKKITNEQVLKGTLVEVDLHTCEPWQLPEVAKLNATEWYFFSFRDRKYATGFRTNRATTTGYWKATGKDRTVLDPTTREVVGMRKTLVFYRNRAPNGIKTGWIMHEFRLETPHMHPKEDWVLCRVFHKCKAEDYNAKFSPQLMFETTTSSGTVNLAASPLSTDHQTLPCGYQQMTSLSSNPPHQNQDQSSLLNLLQLSQDRNANPNISTDISSKAVDDYAFLWDDMNLEETSLGDGVLASNLEDMRFEIDHNSMVFI from the exons ATGGGGCTAAGAGACATTGGAGCAACACTCCCTCCTGGTTTTAGGTTCTATCCTAGTGATGAAGAGCTCGTTTGCCATTACCTCTACAAAAAGATCACAAATGAACAAGTCTTGAAGGGTACTTTGGTGGAAGTTGACTTGCATACTTGTGAGCCATGGCAACTTCCTG AGGTGGCTAAGCTCAACGCAACTGAGTGGTATTTCTTCAGTTTCCGGGATCGAAAGTACGCCACCGGATTCAGAACCAATCGTGCTACAACAACTGGATACTGGAAGGCTACAGGGAAGGATCGTACCGTTTTGGACCCTACTACTCGTGAAGTTGTAGGGATGAGAAAGACATTGGTTTTCTATAGGAACAGAGCTCCCAATGGAATCAAAACTGGTTGGATCATGCATGAGTTTCGTCTTGAGACCCCACATATGCACCCTAAG GAGGACTGGGTGTTGTGCAGAGTATTCCACAAATGCAAAGCAGAAGATTACAACGCAAAATTCAGCCCACAGCTCATGTTCGAGACCACAACTAGTAGTGGCACTGTAAACTTAGCAGCATCACCTTTAAGTACTGATCATCAAACTTTGCCTTGTGGGTACCAGCAAATGACATCATTATCATCAAACCCACCCCATCAAAACCAAGACCAAAGCTCTTTGCTAAACCTTCTTCAGCTATCTCAGGACAGGAACGCCAACCCCAATATTAGCACCGACATCAGCTCCAAAGCGGTTGATGATTATGCCTTCTTGTGGGATGACATGAACTTGGAAGAAACTAGCTTGGGAGATGGGGTGCTGGCTTCAAACCTGGAAGACATGAGATTTGAGATTGATCATAACAGCATGGTCTTCATATGa
- the LOC7454353 gene encoding uncharacterized protein LOC7454353 isoform X2: protein MDSVAESSKNRKRLREEEEQQQKEEIEAEETSSTDQTLSLVDSLTFSDTMVALRIMRAQFPHIDKSLRREKVLRVFKLNTGQDDHAIMFLDDYLIQVDRVVKRMEEKKQRNLEVFEWFKTHVIDNKQDPSIDHQELRLLLSHGGKVKDEHISLLINAGLLTRQLIDPNMYWFAIPNIGSILKGLSQGRKELLSLINRQRYKEMMLAPLEKKHLRLSLLDMRFHLRDLIGSGHLKTVNTPTGLLVRVSKD from the exons ATGGATTCCGTTGCAGAATCATCAAAAAATAGAAAGCGCCTtcgagaagaagaagaacaacaacaaaaagaagagaTCGAAGCTGAAGAAACAAGCTCTACCGATCAAACTCTCTCACTCG TGGACAGTCTCACTTTTAGCGATACCATGGTGGCTCTTCGCATAATGCGAGCTCAGTTTCCACATATCGACAAG TCCCTGAGGAGAGAGAAGGTATTGCGTGTTTTCAAACTTAATACTGGACAAGATGACCATGCTATAATGTTTTTGGATGATTATTTAATCCAG GTAGATCGTGTTGTGAAAAGAATGGAAGAAAAGAAGCAACGTAATCTTGAAGTTTTTGAGTGGTTTAAAACACATGTTATTGATAACAAGCAGGATCCTAGTATTGACCATCAAGAGCTC CGCTTACTCTTGTCACATGGTGGAAAGGTGAAGGATGAGCACATCTCTCTTTTAATCAATGCTGGTCTTCTT ACTCGCCAACTGATTGATCCCAACATGTACTGGTTTGCAATTCCAAATATTGGTTCAATACTCAAGGGCCTTTCTCAG GGAAGGAAGGAGCTCTTATCTCTTATAAACCGACAGAGATATAAAGAAATGATGCTGGCCCCTTTGGAGAAGAAGCATCTTCGACTGTCTCTGCTTGATATGAGATTTCACCTTCGTGACCTGATTGGCTCAGGTCACCTTAAAACTGTCAACACACCAACTGGATTACTTGTTCGGGTTTCAAAGGATTAA
- the LOC7454353 gene encoding uncharacterized protein LOC7454353 isoform X3 produces the protein MDSVAESSKNRKRLREEEEQQQKEEIEAEETSSTDQTLSLVDSLTFSDTMVALRIMRAQFPHIDKVSIQPFILHSQLYSSVKDRTQVDRELESLRREKVLRVFKLNTGQDDHAIMFLDDYLIQRLLLSHGGKVKDEHISLLINAGLLTRQLIDPNMYWFAIPNIGSILKGLSQGRKELLSLINRQRYKEMMLAPLEKKHLRLSLLDMRFHLRDLIGSGHLKTVNTPTGLLVRVSKD, from the exons ATGGATTCCGTTGCAGAATCATCAAAAAATAGAAAGCGCCTtcgagaagaagaagaacaacaacaaaaagaagagaTCGAAGCTGAAGAAACAAGCTCTACCGATCAAACTCTCTCACTCG TGGACAGTCTCACTTTTAGCGATACCATGGTGGCTCTTCGCATAATGCGAGCTCAGTTTCCACATATCGACAAG GTGTCGATTCAGCCTTTCATTTTACATTCACAATTGTATAGCAGTGTAAAGGACAGAACGCAAGTCGATAGAGAATTAGAG TCCCTGAGGAGAGAGAAGGTATTGCGTGTTTTCAAACTTAATACTGGACAAGATGACCATGCTATAATGTTTTTGGATGATTATTTAATCCAG CGCTTACTCTTGTCACATGGTGGAAAGGTGAAGGATGAGCACATCTCTCTTTTAATCAATGCTGGTCTTCTT ACTCGCCAACTGATTGATCCCAACATGTACTGGTTTGCAATTCCAAATATTGGTTCAATACTCAAGGGCCTTTCTCAG GGAAGGAAGGAGCTCTTATCTCTTATAAACCGACAGAGATATAAAGAAATGATGCTGGCCCCTTTGGAGAAGAAGCATCTTCGACTGTCTCTGCTTGATATGAGATTTCACCTTCGTGACCTGATTGGCTCAGGTCACCTTAAAACTGTCAACACACCAACTGGATTACTTGTTCGGGTTTCAAAGGATTAA
- the LOC7454353 gene encoding uncharacterized protein LOC7454353 isoform X1, producing the protein MDSVAESSKNRKRLREEEEQQQKEEIEAEETSSTDQTLSLVDSLTFSDTMVALRIMRAQFPHIDKVSIQPFILHSQLYSSVKDRTQVDRELESLRREKVLRVFKLNTGQDDHAIMFLDDYLIQVDRVVKRMEEKKQRNLEVFEWFKTHVIDNKQDPSIDHQELRLLLSHGGKVKDEHISLLINAGLLTRQLIDPNMYWFAIPNIGSILKGLSQGRKELLSLINRQRYKEMMLAPLEKKHLRLSLLDMRFHLRDLIGSGHLKTVNTPTGLLVRVSKD; encoded by the exons ATGGATTCCGTTGCAGAATCATCAAAAAATAGAAAGCGCCTtcgagaagaagaagaacaacaacaaaaagaagagaTCGAAGCTGAAGAAACAAGCTCTACCGATCAAACTCTCTCACTCG TGGACAGTCTCACTTTTAGCGATACCATGGTGGCTCTTCGCATAATGCGAGCTCAGTTTCCACATATCGACAAG GTGTCGATTCAGCCTTTCATTTTACATTCACAATTGTATAGCAGTGTAAAGGACAGAACGCAAGTCGATAGAGAATTAGAG TCCCTGAGGAGAGAGAAGGTATTGCGTGTTTTCAAACTTAATACTGGACAAGATGACCATGCTATAATGTTTTTGGATGATTATTTAATCCAG GTAGATCGTGTTGTGAAAAGAATGGAAGAAAAGAAGCAACGTAATCTTGAAGTTTTTGAGTGGTTTAAAACACATGTTATTGATAACAAGCAGGATCCTAGTATTGACCATCAAGAGCTC CGCTTACTCTTGTCACATGGTGGAAAGGTGAAGGATGAGCACATCTCTCTTTTAATCAATGCTGGTCTTCTT ACTCGCCAACTGATTGATCCCAACATGTACTGGTTTGCAATTCCAAATATTGGTTCAATACTCAAGGGCCTTTCTCAG GGAAGGAAGGAGCTCTTATCTCTTATAAACCGACAGAGATATAAAGAAATGATGCTGGCCCCTTTGGAGAAGAAGCATCTTCGACTGTCTCTGCTTGATATGAGATTTCACCTTCGTGACCTGATTGGCTCAGGTCACCTTAAAACTGTCAACACACCAACTGGATTACTTGTTCGGGTTTCAAAGGATTAA
- the LOC7454354 gene encoding probable methyltransferase PMT3 — protein sequence MSRGKGDGDQKKRLVTWIVVLGIICGCVYLFSRNSGTSALEYGSKSLRKLGSSYLGGDDDGDEASSKSGEEVQGDVILKSIPVCDDRHSELIPCLDRNLIYQTRLKLDLSLMEHYERHCPVPERRFNCLIPPPPGYKVPIKWPKSRDEVWKVNIPHTHLASEKSDQNWMVVKGNKISFPGGGTHFHYGADKYIASIANMLNFSNNILNNEGRLRTVLDVGCGVASFGGYLLSSDIISMSLAPNDVHQNQIQFALERGIPAYLGVLGTKRLPYPSRSFEFAHCSRCRIDWLQRDGILLLELDRLLRPGGYFAYSSPEAYAQDEEDLRIWREMSALVERMCWKIAAKRNQTVIWVKPLTNDCYKEREPGTQPPLCKSDDDPDAVWGVPMKACITPYSDQQHKAKGTGLAPWPARLTTPPPRLADFGYSAEMFEKDTEVWQHRVENYWNLLSPKIQPDTLRNLMDMKANLGSFAAALKSKDVWVMNVVPEDGPNTLKIIYDRGLMGSVHSWCESYSIYPRTYDLLHAWTVFSDITKKDCSAVDLLIEMDRILRPTGFIIIRDSPSVVEFVKKHMSALHWEAVATGDAEENEQGEDEVVFIVQKKMWLTSKSFSVTE from the exons ATGTCAAGGGGAAAAGGTGATGGGGATCAAAAGAAGCGGCTGGTAACTTGGATAGTGGTATTGGGTATCATTTGTGgttgtgtttacttgttttctcGGAACAGTGGAACATCTGCTCtggaatatggaagtaaatctCTAAGGAAGTTGGGTTCTTCTTATTTGGGTggagatgatgatggtgatgaagcTTCCAGCAAATCCGGTGAAGAAGTGCAGGGTGATGTTATACTTAAAAGCATTCCG GTTTGTGATGATCGCCACTCGGAGCTGATTCCTTGTCTAGACAGAAATCTTATATACCAGACAAGATTGAAGCTGGATTTGTCTTTGATGGAGCACTATGAAAGACACTGCCCAGTACCAGAAAGACGCTTCAATTGCTTGATCCCTCCTCCACCAGGGTACAAG GTCCCAATCAAGTGGCCCAAAAGCAGAGATGAGGTCTGGAAAGTAAATATACCTCACACCCACCTGGCAAGTGAAAAATCTGATCAGAACTGGATGGTTGTCAAAGGTAACAAAATTTCATTCCCTGGAGGAGGAACACACTTCCATTACGGAGCTGATAAGTATATAGCCTCAATTGCAAAT ATGCTAAACTtttcaaataacattttaaacaaTGAAGGAAGGCTCCGGACAGTCCTTGATGTTGGTTGTGGAGTTGCAAGTTTTGGGGGATATCTGCTCTCTTCTGATATTATTTCAATGTCATTGGCACCAAACGATGTTCATCAAAACCAGATCCAGTTTGCCTTGGAGAGAGGAATTCCTGCATATCTTGGTGTTTTAGGGACTAAGAGACTTCCATACCCAAGTAGATCTTTTGAATTTGCACATTGTTCTCGCTGTAGGATTGATTGGCTTCAAAGGGACGGAATCCTTCTGCTCGAGCTAGATAGGTTGCTGAGACCAGGAGGCTATTTTGCCTACTCATCTCCTGAGGCCTATGCACAAGATGAAGAGGATCTGAGGATCTGGAGAGAAATGAGTGCCCTTGTGGAAAGAATGTGCTGGAAGATAGCTGCGAAAAGGAATCAAACTGTTATCTGGGTCAAGCCTCTAACAAACGACTGTTACAAGGAAAGAGAACCTGGTACTCAACCTCCTCTCTGCAAATCTGATGATGATCCAGATGCAGTGTGGGGTGTGCCAATGAAAGCTTGCATCACTCCTTACTCTGATC AACAACATAAAGCAAAAGGGACTGGATTGGCTCCGTGGCCTGCTCGGTTGACTACACCACCTCCTCGTCTTGCTGACTTTGGCTATTCTGCTGAAATGTTTGAAAAGGACACG GAAGTTTGGCAGCACAGGGTTGAGAATTACTGGAATCTTTTGAGCCCAAAGATTCAGCCTGATACACTGAGAAATTTGATGGACATGAAGGCAAACCTAGGGTCATTTGCAGCTGCCCTGAAGAGCAAAGACGTATGGGTTATGAATGTTGTGCCTGAAGATGGACCCAACACTCTCAAGATAATATATGATAGAGGCCTGATGGGCTCTGTGCACAGCTG GTGTGAATCCTACTCGATCTACCCACGAACTTATGATTTACTGCATGCCTGGACTGTCTTCTCCGACATCACTAAGAAAGATTGCAGTGCTGTGGATCTGTTAATTGAGATGGACCGCATCTTGAGACCCACAGGCTTCATTATTATCCGTGACAGTCCATCAGTAGTGGAATTCGTAAAGAAACATATGTCAGCACTGCATTGGGAGGCAGTGGCTACAGGTGATGCTGAGGAAAACGAGCAAGGTGAGGATGAGGTGGTGTTCATCGTCCAAAAGAAGATGTGGCTAACAAGCAAAAGTTTCAGTGTCACTGAATAA